GCGTGATCTCGTAATGCTCCACGGCCTGGGCGGCCGCTATGATCGCAGCATCGCGCGTGTTGGCATCCTTGATCTCGCCCATCATCTCTTCGGCTTCCTTGATGATGCCGTCGATCGCCGGGCAGGTTTCTCCAGAGGGTTTCTGATTGACGAGTTGGAAAACCTCTTCCAGCCGTTCCAGGTGGTGTTTCGATTCCTCCAGATGCTTTTCCATCGACTGCTTCAGCTTTGCCTCGCCCACTTTGCTCGCCATCTTGGGCAGAGACTTCACGATCTGCTTTTCTGCATAATAGACGTCTTTGAGCATATGCAGGAACAGTTCGTTCATGTTCTGGATAGCCATCTGACTCAATCCTCTTGAATGGTGCGTGATGAAACGCGGCCGGTCGTGTTGGCAACGCTCGCGGCCGGTGATCGCGCTTCCTGGATCGTCGCTTCAAACGCTGAACGCCGGGGATTGTTCCCTCGTCCCTGTCCCGATAGACTGCGGGGCGCGTCGGACAGCGAAATAACGCCGACGAGACGCTTGCTTCTGTTGACGACCGGCAGACTTCGGACCTGCAGCTCGCCCATGTTGGCGACGATCTGGTCGATATCCTCGTCATCGAAGCAGTATTTCACATCCCGGGTCATGATCTCTCCGACCCTGACAGACGGATCTCGACCTTCGACAATGACGCGCGTGACAATGTCGCGGTCGGTCAGGGTTCCGACGAGCTTGTCGCCCGACCCCACAGGCAAATAGCCAATACCGTCGGACAGCATCTTCCTGGCGGCATCCTGCACGGATTCGTCGGGATCGGCGATCTTGACGTTGCTGCTCATCACTTCAGAGACTTGCATTGCATTCCTCCAACGGAACATCTCGGAAGAACAAGCATTTATCCGCTCATCTGCCGACAACTCGCGGCACATCGCCGGCAGGCATCGACACAGGATTGCATGTCGCCGAGGCGCTCGCAGTCGTCGGCGCATTCGCCACAAATCTCGGCACATTCGGAACATACATGCTTGTGATGCCTGGAACCGATCAGCATGAAATGAGCGGCCGTCCGGCAGATTTCGGCACAAGCCATCATCAGTCGGAAATGCCCGGGTTCGGTATGTTTGCCGCCCGCCTCAAGGCAATGACCCATGGCCGTTGCGGTACAGGCTTGATAGCAGGCAAGGCAGTCATCGATGCAGGACTGCATCGTCGGATCGACGGTCGGCATAGGGCTCTCCCCTGGGTTGGGTATTGGATGCCATTCAAACCGTGGCCCCCGCCCCATGGTTCCCACCCTTCTCGCCCTCTCGTCCCGGACCAGCGGCGCCCCGGATCGGCGATTCTTTTTTGAACCTTCGATCCGTTTGAAAGTTGGACGGGCCACCACGCCAGGGCCGCCAACACTGACGACCGGCGTCGAGAGAGAGATTCAAGACGAGGAGACGACCAATGGCAGGCGACAGGCATCGGTCCCGCGATTTCGGCACCGACCCCGATTTCCCCTATCGCGACGAGGACGATCGGCACCCCGGCGATGATTATCGCCATCGACCGCAAGCCGGCCGGGACCCGCGGCGCGAGGATCCGCACCGCGGCCGGGACCGTTGGTCGGAGGAAGAGCGGCCGGGAGCGGGCGGCAGGTCCCATGGCGCGCCACGGGGTGGATATGGCCAGGATCCGGACTATGCACATCGAGGCGGGCATCCCGTTCGCGGCGGCCGAGGTCGCCGTGATGACCGGGATGACGGGCGGAATCAGGACCGGGGAATGCTGGATCGAGCCGCCGACGAAGTGTCTTCGTGGTTCGGCGACGATGAGGCCACCCGCCGGCGGGAGGAAGACCACCGCGGCAAGGGCCCAAGAGGCTATCGACGTTCGGATCAGCGCATCGAAGAGGACTGCAACGATCGTCTGACGGACGATCCGTTCGTCGATGCACGGGACATCCAGGTTTCGGTTTCAAATGGCGAGATCACCCTGTCCGGCGAAGTCGACTCCAAGCGCGCGAAACGCCACGCTGAAGACTGCGCCGATTCCGTGTCCGGCGTTACACATGTTCAGAACAATCTGCGAATACGGCAACCGGATCAGACAGCCGGTCAAACGCCGACCTCAGCCGGAAGCCCGAGCAGCACACCATCGTCCGGCGGGAACACCATTTAGCTATATCGGTGCTTGCCACCAGCCGGCCCGTTCGATCGGGCCGGTGACCCGGGACCCGAAGGACGGGCCCGGGTCCGGTTCCCGGCACAGGCGGAGCACCCCTCATAAGAGAACGATGCCGACCCGCTTCACACTTCTCTCCGTCTGTCAGAGGACCACGAAATGGCCAGACTTGTCGTCCTCTCCAATCGGGTCGCCGATCTCAATCAGCAAACACAAACGGGCGGATTGGCGGTCGGCCTCGCCGACGCCATCAAAAGTCGCGGGGGACTGTGGTT
This region of Fodinicurvata sp. EGI_FJ10296 genomic DNA includes:
- a CDS encoding CBS domain-containing protein, which encodes MQVSEVMSSNVKIADPDESVQDAARKMLSDGIGYLPVGSGDKLVGTLTDRDIVTRVIVEGRDPSVRVGEIMTRDVKYCFDDEDIDQIVANMGELQVRSLPVVNRSKRLVGVISLSDAPRSLSGQGRGNNPRRSAFEATIQEARSPAASVANTTGRVSSRTIQED
- a CDS encoding BON domain-containing protein — protein: MAGDRHRSRDFGTDPDFPYRDEDDRHPGDDYRHRPQAGRDPRREDPHRGRDRWSEEERPGAGGRSHGAPRGGYGQDPDYAHRGGHPVRGGRGRRDDRDDGRNQDRGMLDRAADEVSSWFGDDEATRRREEDHRGKGPRGYRRSDQRIEEDCNDRLTDDPFVDARDIQVSVSNGEITLSGEVDSKRAKRHAEDCADSVSGVTHVQNNLRIRQPDQTAGQTPTSAGSPSSTPSSGGNTI
- a CDS encoding DUF892 family protein, whose translation is MAIQNMNELFLHMLKDVYYAEKQIVKSLPKMASKVGEAKLKQSMEKHLEESKHHLERLEEVFQLVNQKPSGETCPAIDGIIKEAEEMMGEIKDANTRDAAIIAAAQAVEHYEITRYGTLIAWADELGLSKASTQLKKTLEEEKKTDALLTKLGEDRVNTKAKSKA